The nucleotide window TCCACTAATGCAAGGTTAAAAACTGCAACATACTTTGGAGTTCTAAGGTTATGATCCAAacatattacagtcattacagcTGTGTTTCCAAGCACTGAAATAATAAagacaaagaagagaaaaacataGTAGTACTTCATGTTAGGTAAGCCAATAAATCCACTTAACATGAAATATGCAGGACGAACAAAGGTGATGTTTTTTCCATAGAATAAGTCCATTGTAAAATTTTGATGGCTATTTCCAAGCTGTCAGGGCAGACAGCTCTGCAGATCACAGCACTGTTTTGCTTTCTGAAGTTGTCTCGTAGTTCAGGGCGGTTTGACAAACTCTGGGTGCTTTTATACCTGATATCTGTTTATGCAGCCGACCTCTCTCTGGTGTATTTGATGCAAGATACACAAAAACAAGGCTCAGTCAAGTTAAACTAGTTTTTTTCTAGTAGTTTTTAATCACTGTTGCACCAATGGGATTTATCCATATGTTTTTAGAGCAACATCTTTTATactttaggtgtagtgtaactGAGGCTATTATTTTAAAAGTCCTTTTGGGCATATTAAGAGTGCAGTAGACCCCATTAAGTGTGACAATGTGAGAGATTCCTTACTATTTTGCACATGAGCAAAACTAGATATTATAGTGGTTTATTATACTGGTCTCAGCATCTTGGAGTCCTGGGGGAACATTCATACATTAGTGTAGCATAGTCAAAAAACAATTTGAAGTATGTTATGGTCACTGCACCCGTTACGGTATTCTCACAGAACATGCCAAAGGGTTAAAATTGTTTTACAGGATAGCAAATTCATTGGAGCAAGGCTCTCTGTTTGTAGAACAATCTGCAAATGCTCAGCTCAAGTGCGGGTCTACCAGTATTGGCAGAGATTCCTGGAcaggtgttgaaacattttcagaaaacctGAGCGAGAGTTTGGTTGCCTCTGACTTAAGCCTGCTTCCTATTCCCATCATCTAAACCTTCCTATGCTGTAATTGTTATGGTGTTTGACAAGTTTCTGATCCAAATGGAAAATACTCTCAAGGAGGCAaggatgtttaaatgttttattgaaataagCATTAGCTGGACAGCAACAACTGGAAAGGAAATTatgtctttctaggagaatattgtgatcaactgtatcaaatgcagcactgagatctaacagtacaagtacagacacaagtccatcgTCTGAGGCCATtatatcattagtgactttcaccagagctgttttcgatgctatgatgagctctgaagcctgactgaaactcttaaTAGGCCATTCATTTGTAAATtatcacatacttgattagcaactactatCTCAAGAGTTTTAGAAAaggaagattagatataggtctgtaatctATTCAGTAATTTTGATCAAGATAAGTTTTTTAACAAAagatttaataacagctactttaagaGCATGTGGtgcatatccatttactaatgATAGaataatcatgtctaaaatgggggcaTTAATCAAGGGAATACTTCTTTAAATAACTTGggtgggattgggtctaacatacacgttgaaggtttagatgaagctaaaattttagataactcagaaagctccaCTGGGTCTAAAAAGACCAAACACGATTAGGTTCTAACGTCGTTCAAACTCCGCCTCCCTTATTGAGGACAAAATAATCacgtttgggaggatgccaatgattttattttttaaaagaatacattttatttgtgaagAATACAATAAAGTCATTATTgctgagggaatggatggatcaacagagctatgactctgtttAAGTTAGGCAATTGTATTAAAAAGAAACGTaggattaaaaacagaaatctctCACGCGTCAATTAATGCGCTCTGGGCTTTTGAAAAGCAACTGAAGACTGAGACGCTGAGGGAAGAAGACTAttttaaagaacaataaaagttttatggGACTAATAGCACTTTATTTAGCAAATGCCCTGTGCTTGGTGGGCCGCTGCCAACTTTTTCACATCTGAACACTGGGAAGTCAGTTTTAGCCTGAGTCCACCAGAGCTAACCAGGTTAAGCTGGTCCCGATATTTCAGCTGCATGTGGAGAGCTTGAGTGAATCGTTGCTCTACGAGATACAATGTGGAGAAAGCGAGGAGCAGGAGACAGACCCTCTCCCGTAGCGGGGGGAAATGCTGACCTTGTGTCACATCGCATGCCAACCGGAGGTCCGGAACAAGACTTTTGACTCCTCGTCATTGTAGAAATCAAAAAGGCTCTCCTGAATTTCGGGCTCACAGTTGGCAGCATCTGCTTACCCTGGTTCCATCACCCAGTCAGGCACTTCTAACTGCTAACCGAATTGTTATGTCAGCCTTGACTTCAAGGGGGCAGTGTAGAGCAGCAGGAGCCAATCTATCAGCTCATCCAACACCTGGACATGTACagtaaaaattattatattgtGGCGTACGAATACCATAGTGTATTTTATCAAGTGAGCAGAGATAAAATGTAGTCTAAAGGCCTGTACACACTCTGAAAGAAGACagacagtttttgttttcttgaggTGACAAGAACAAAGTTTGTTCTGGTGACGTCATTTCTTCTTACACCAGACTTACTGCAGTACACGTCACACACACTAAGGCAATTCCCTTAGCGGAGATGGCAATTTTGTGTTGATTCAGAAGGATGAGGAGAATAACACATTTGTCTGAAGAGCTAATCATTCAGCACCTatccttttattttgttgattgCCTTTGACGGGAATGTCCAGGGACTGATGGAATGATGGGGACAATTTTTTTGGCCACCAAGTTGTGGCGGTGCAGTATGCAGTGCACAGCTAACACACGGGGGTGCTTGCTGCTTCAGCGGGGTGGCGAATTCCACGGTATCTGCCGACCATAACTGGTGCTCCATCTGTGGCACAGGTGATAATATTCGTCACTGGGATGTCCCTCTCCCGCAGGAACTCAGTCAGGGCAACGAAGATGGTTTCTCCTCAGGTGTCTGTGGTCAGGTATTCCCCGAAAAGGAAATCCTCCACCAGGTCCCTCCGGGGCAAATAATGGACATAAGCCACCAGGAGGACGTTGTTGTCGGCTGTGGTGCTCTCATCCAGCTGGACACTGCAGGAACAGCCACACAACTTTGCACAAAGCTGTTCCTCCGTGTCAGTTGACATCTCCCGTATGCGTATGAGTGATGAAAAAATATGGAATGATAGGGGGGGAACAAAACACTCAAATAGCTTTGATGGCTTTATTTCAACAGGTTATGATTCACTAAACGTTTGTGTCGTGTTCAATGAAAGATTCTTGACATGTAACGATTCAAATAATGATAAAGTAATTTACTGAATATTAGTAACAACGGCATCATCTAACTTCTACGCACCAGAAGCCTTGAATCAGCAGGcccaaatgtattattttccacTGTGGctttcagaaatgtttaaagaaattGAATTTCACGTCGATTCACATTCACTTAAACTCACTTGTCATACGTTACTTCAGTATGTTCTGTCAACCATATATTTATACCACAAAATCTATAGCAAAACATATTTCTGCCATTGGCCTTGGCAGCTCTTACTTTTACCTTACTGTAATTTTGAAATGCCTTTTGATTTTTATAAgtctttttattgataattttatttcctGTGTTTGCAAAACATAAATGATTGGATTCAACATGGGTGGAACCACAGAGGATAAAGACAGGTTTATAATTCTTGCATTTTTATGTATGTTTGCATACATAGTAAATGTGATTAATAATGGAACATAATAGATTGCCACTAATGAAATGTGAGCCGTGCACGTTTTAAACGCTTTCATTCTTTCTTCAGATGCAGCTACTTTGGCTAAGGTGTAGCCAATACATATGTAACTAAACAAGATGGTTACAAGAGGAAGCCAAAGAATAAGAACTGGTAATAATTGACCTAGGACATAAGTGGGAAAATTGTCATTGCAAGCAAGTCTGTGAATCGGGCCATAGTCGCAGAAATAACTGTCGATAACTACAGACTTACAGAAAGAAATTCTCGTGAGAAGAACAATTGCCATTAAATtagaaatgaaaacaagaaaCCAGAAAAACAATACCAAGGAAAACATAATCTTATGGGTGACCTTTACATGATAGTGCAGAGGAAACATGATGGCCATCAGTCGGTCATAAGAGAGAGCAACCAGATTAAGAGACTG belongs to Fundulus heteroclitus isolate FHET01 chromosome 11, MU-UCD_Fhet_4.1, whole genome shotgun sequence and includes:
- the LOC105937364 gene encoding olfactory receptor 6C4-like, producing MDLFTSAYGKNITIGRPAYFIISGFIGSHNMKYYYVFLFFVFIISVLGNTAVMTVICLDHNLRTPKYVAVFNLALVDLLGSTALVPKVIDVFLFNHNFITYNDCMTFFFFCYSFMSMQSLNLVALSYDRLMAIMFPLHYHVKVTHKIMFSLVLFFWFLVFISNLMAIVLLTRISFCKSVVIDSYFCDYGPIHRLACNDNFPTYVLGQLLPVLILWLPLVTILFSYICIGYTLAKVAASEERMKAFKTCTAHISLVAIYYVPLLITFTMYANIHKNARIINLSLSSVVPPMLNPIIYVLQTQEIKLSIKRLIKIKRHFKITVR